The genome window ATCCTTGAGCGGGCCGTCTTCGGCGTCGTTGGCCGCTTCCAGCAGCATCTGGAAAATCTTCGGTACCCTGGCGCAATGCCCGCCGGTATAGGGCGACTTGGTATCGATGGCCCCGGCCAGGATATGGATGAGCGCGTCCCGCAGGTCGTACTGGCTTTTGATCAGGGCCTGGGTTTCCAGCACCACGGCGGCGGCCGCCACGACGGCTTCCATGAAGCTGATTTGTTCGGCGGTAAGTTTGGGCGTCTTTGCTTTTCCGCGTTTCATAAGGGTCAGGCTGCCCAGGGGCTCGCCCGTGCGGTCGCGCAGGGGCAGGCTGATCAGATGCAGATAGTGCGCATCCGGGCGCCCGACAAAGCCCTGAGCCACCGGCTCCACGGCGGCCCGGGGGTCGTCGCGGGCGATGCAGTCCACGATGCTCCGGCCTTCGGTGAGGGCGCGGGATGTCGCATAGGATGTCCCCGGGAGCAGGCCGGGCATGGTGATGGGTTGGACCTCACCGCCGTCCCAGCAGGACAAGCCTTTTTCAAGGAAGTTTTTCGACTCGTCCATAATCATGAGCGCCCCGCCGTGGGCGTCCGTTATGGTCATGATTTCCCGCAGCACCCGACCGGGCAGGGTCTCGAAGTCGCGGTCGCCGCTTATCAGGCCGATGATGGAGAGGATTTTCTGCTGATTATCCCGCATGAACTCCACGTTCCGCACCAGGTCGTTGATTTCCGGCACCAGCGAAAATCTGGTCTTCGGCCCATAATAATTGTACATTTCGGCCAGGTTTCGCGTCCGCTCGGTCATAAGCCGCAGGGGAACGGCCACATGCCGGGCCGCCAGCCAGATCACCGGCACGATCAACAGCAACAGGCCGAGCATGCCCAGCGCGGCGTACCGCAGAAACAGGCCTGCCGTGAGGAAGAGCTCGTCCCTGGGGATGGCCAGAACCATGAAGTCGCCCGGCCGGGTCGGATCGTCGTCCAATTCTTCCAGAACCAGGAGCCAGTCCCGCCCCCCGTCGCGGATCCGCAGCCCCGTGCTTTTCGCCCCGCTCGACAGGCGTAAATTTGTCGTGCGCTGGCCCTGAAGGTACTTTTCCACTCCCTGCCGGGTGACCGGGGCAAGATCCTCCAGTTGTCGCAGGGCCGGTATATCGTTCTCCTGCGTCAGAAGGCCCCGGTCCGCGGCAAGGAGGTGTTTGTCCGCCTGGAACAGCGCCACGCGCGATCCCGGCGTCGGGCGTTCGTTGGCCAACAGGCGGGACAGGTGGTCCAGACGGAGGCCCACGGCGACCACGGCGCGGCCGTCCAGGCTCCTTCGCGCCATGATCATGCTTACGGTCTGGCGGCTGAAGACGATCATCGGATCGGTCTCAACCGTTCCCTCGGCCTGCATGGCGGCCTGATGCCAGGCGCGCGCGTTGTCAAGGTAGTACGGGGCTCTGTATTCCTGCCGGGTATGCAGCAGCCGCAACCGGGAACCGTAGAAAGAATACTCGCTGGCAGGAGACGGGCCGGACGTCCGTATTTCCAAAGTCATCAGGACGGTTTCCGGCGGGCCTTTGAAAAAAATACGCTCATGTTCGGTTTGCAACAGCTTGGCCATGAAGATGTCGCCGTTGTCGTAGCTGACGATGACGGACCCGAAGACGCTGTGGAACCGCAGAACTTCCCGGACAAGGGGCAGCAGCCGGATACGGTCTTCCGGGGTGCGGGCCATCGGCAGTTCGCCTTTGGCGGAGGCTGCCAGAAAAGCATGGGCCGGCTGGCGTATACTGTTGTTGATACCCCGTTTGATTTCGCGGCCGATGGCATCGACCCGCCTTTCCACGGCGGTCTCCAGATTGTGGGTTATCATACGGTATCCGAGCCAGGCCAGAGCCACGCCGGTAGCCAGCAGCAGAGCGGCGGCGATCAGGACGAAGTATCCTTGCAGGCCGAAGAATCGCAGCCTGAAACGACGCTTGACGTCTTCTTGCACGCGCCTGCCGTTCATGGTCCACCTCGCACGCCGCCACGCCGCTTTGGCGGGGGATCCGTCAACGATCGGTCCTCTCCGTGGCGGTTCTGTTCATTTTCACTATTGCATGAAAGACAGGCGCGGCGACCTGATTCTATCGCCCACTGGCTGAGAGAAAAAATAACGGAGATGGGCTGACGGAAAAGCGCGCCCCGGAACGGTTTGTTCCGGGGCGCGCGGGGGATCACGCCGTATGGTGCGCCGCCAGCCTACGGCAAACGCCCGGCAAACGCTGCCGCCCGGTCATGAACGCGAGCCCCGGCTCCGGGATTCGGGAAGGACTATCCCGGCAGATGCGCCGTAAGCTGTTCGAGCACTTTGCCTAAATTCAGCGGTTTGCCGACATGGCCGTTCATCCCGGCTGACAGGCATTTTTCGATGTCTTCGCGGAATACGTTGGCGGTCATGGCAATAATGGGGATGGTCCTGGCGTGTTCGTCCTCCATGGCCCGTATACGCCGTGTCGCCTCGTACCCGTCCATTTCCGGCATGTGCACGTCCATGAAGATCATATCGAAGTCGCGGGCGCGCGTTTCCATGGCGGCTACGGCCGACGAGCCGTTTTCGGAGCAGGTGATGGCCAGCCCCGTGGGTTCGAGCAGGGAAAGCACGATTTCGCGGTTTATCGCCACATCTTCGACCAGCAGGATCCGGCGGCCGCTGAAATCAGGCTGGCCGCCGTCCTGCTTGCCGCCGGGCAGGCACGCCCCCACTCCCAGGCATTGCGCCATGGCGTCGGTAACGACGGAGGGAAACAGCGGCTTGGGAATGAAGTCGGCAATGCCCGCTTCCCTGGCTTCTTTTTCAATCATGACCCATTCCGTCGCGGAACTCATGATGAAGGCGGCGTTGCCGCAGCCAAGCTCCCGTATGCGGCGGATCAGTTCCACGCCGTTCATGCCCGGCAGGCTCCAGTCGATGAAATATATATCGTGGGGGGCCTGACTGGTGATTTTTTCACAGGCTTCGGGCCCGCCGGGCACGGCATCGCAATGAAAGCCCAACCGTTCGGCGATATGCTGGAAACACTCCCGCACTTCCGGCTCGTCATCCACGACAAGAACCCGCAGCTTTTCCCATGCGACGGCCGGATCCGCCGGGCTGTCGGCCTGATTTTCGCTGCCCAGCCCGGCGCGCATGGTGAAGGAAAAGGTCGCTCCCTGTCCCTCCCTGGATTCTATCCATATCCTGCCGTTCATTTTTTCCACAATGCTCTTGGAGATGGCAAGCCCAAGCCCGGTGCCGCCGAACCGCCGCGAAATATCCGCGTCCGCCTGCGTAAAGGAGGTGAACAGCTTCTTTTGCTGCTCCTCCGAAATGCCGATGCCGGTATCCTGTACGCTGATGCACAGCACGCAATCGTTGTCCGTTTTCTCTTCAAGCCGCGCGCTAAGGTGGATGGAGCCGTCTTCGGGCGTGAATTTCGCGGCGTTCGTCAGCAGGTTGGTGATGACCTGGGAAAGCCGCTGTTCGTCGGTGATGATGGTCCGCGGCAGAGCGTCGTCAATAACAACGCGTAATTTTTGCCGTTTTTCATCCATCCGGAACGTGATGAAGTTTACGATTTTCAACAGCATCTTTTCAACGTTGCATTCGGCGGACGCCAGTTCAAACTTGTTCGCGTCTATTTTTGACATGTCCAGCACATCGTTGATGACGCCCAGCAAGTGCACGGAGGCGTCGGCTATTTTCTCCAGGCAGTAATCCTTTCGCGCCGCTTCCGTGGAGGTCAGCGCTATGTTCGTCATGCCGATAACGGCATTCATGGGTGTGCGTATCTCGTGGGACATGGTTGAAAGAAAGCTGCTTTTGGCCTGGTTGGCGTCGTTCGCGGCCTTGTACGCTTCCCGCAGCTTTTCGCGGCTGTTTTTATCCTGCTCGCGCTGCTCGGACAGAATGCGCGTTATCTCGTTGATGGCGGTTTTGATTTCCGCAAAATCACCGATGTAGTCGATTACCACGCGCGTCTGGAGGTTTCCCGCCGCGATGGCGGCAAGTTTTTCTGATATATCACCGATATATTTGTTCAATTCGGACTTCGTGGATTGGATGGACCCTATGAGCATGCCGATTTCCGATGTGTCCGGTACGGCGTTGAACCCGGAATGGAGGTTGCCCCGGGCGATTTGCAGCATTTCGTCCCGGATGGCGACGATGGGGCGGATGACCCGCGTATGGAGCGCCAGCGCGGATATGATCTGGATGGCGGCCGTAACCGCGAGGCAGGCCACGGTAATGGCCGTCCACCAGCGCGAGAGGGTGAGCAGGGACGTGACCTCGCTCTCCGTCCGTACCCCGAGGGTCGCGATGAATTCCGTTTGGGCCTGACGGATACGCGAAATCCAGTTTTCATATCCCTCGCTGTACACGGCATCCAGGGCTTCTTTTCGTTTTCCTTCCGCAGCAAGAACCATGGATTTTTCTTCAAGCGGTATCAGGTTGTTCGACAGGGAGAACATCTTTTCGACAAGCTTTTCTTCCGCCTGCGTTATGCCGATCTTACGCATGTTGGCCACGGCGATGTCGCGGTTTTTAACGACGTTGACCTCGTTCCAATAGTTGTCGTAATGTATGGAGTCTTCCGTGGCTGCATACGCTCGCACTTCATCCGTCAAATAAGCGGATCCTTCCATAAAACGCTTGGCATTTGCCGTAAGGTTGTAGCGATTGTCATAGGCATCGTTAGCAGCATTTGTATATTTTATGAT of uncultured delta proteobacterium contains these proteins:
- a CDS encoding putative Metal dependent phosphohydrolase (Evidence 3 : Function proposed based on presence of conserved amino acid motif, structural feature or limited homology), which codes for MNGRRVQEDVKRRFRLRFFGLQGYFVLIAAALLLATGVALAWLGYRMITHNLETAVERRVDAIGREIKRGINNSIRQPAHAFLAASAKGELPMARTPEDRIRLLPLVREVLRFHSVFGSVIVSYDNGDIFMAKLLQTEHERIFFKGPPETVLMTLEIRTSGPSPASEYSFYGSRLRLLHTRQEYRAPYYLDNARAWHQAAMQAEGTVETDPMIVFSRQTVSMIMARRSLDGRAVVAVGLRLDHLSRLLANERPTPGSRVALFQADKHLLAADRGLLTQENDIPALRQLEDLAPVTRQGVEKYLQGQRTTNLRLSSGAKSTGLRIRDGGRDWLLVLEELDDDPTRPGDFMVLAIPRDELFLTAGLFLRYAALGMLGLLLLIVPVIWLAARHVAVPLRLMTERTRNLAEMYNYYGPKTRFSLVPEINDLVRNVEFMRDNQQKILSIIGLISGDRDFETLPGRVLREIMTITDAHGGALMIMDESKNFLEKGLSCWDGGEVQPITMPGLLPGTSYATSRALTEGRSIVDCIARDDPRAAVEPVAQGFVGRPDAHYLHLISLPLRDRTGEPLGSLTLMKRGKAKTPKLTAEQISFMEAVVAAAAVVLETQALIKSQYDLRDALIHILAGAIDTKSPYTGGHCARVPKIFQMLLEAANDAEDGPLKDFHLDENSREEARLAAWLHDCGKITTPEYVMDKATKLETLYDRIHEIRTRFEVLKRDAEIASLKARLEGADPAVEQQKLAEALAELDDDFAFVAASNLGGEHMDDAALARLAAIGGKPFVRTLDKRLGVSRGELARMEGASVPDPPVRETLLMDNPEHIIPRGENDMLPADSPWNFQLDVPATLYNRGELYNLSIRRGTLTQEERYKINDHITRTILMLDELPLPKHLRQVPEIAGAHHETMDGKGYPRRLLRDEMSWGARMMAIADIFEALTAWDRPYKTSKTLREALDIMENFKKNNHIDPQLYELFLKAGIPERYAAAYLKPEQNDLQ
- a CDS encoding putative Histidine kinase (Evidence 3 : Function proposed based on presence of conserved amino acid motif, structural feature or limited homology; Product type pe : putative enzyme), with translation MKKSIKQSTLTAILNITSLLLLLLSCMAFFFIIKYTNAANDAYDNRYNLTANAKRFMEGSAYLTDEVRAYAATEDSIHYDNYWNEVNVVKNRDIAVANMRKIGITQAEEKLVEKMFSLSNNLIPLEEKSMVLAAEGKRKEALDAVYSEGYENWISRIRQAQTEFIATLGVRTESEVTSLLTLSRWWTAITVACLAVTAAIQIISALALHTRVIRPIVAIRDEMLQIARGNLHSGFNAVPDTSEIGMLIGSIQSTKSELNKYIGDISEKLAAIAAGNLQTRVVIDYIGDFAEIKTAINEITRILSEQREQDKNSREKLREAYKAANDANQAKSSFLSTMSHEIRTPMNAVIGMTNIALTSTEAARKDYCLEKIADASVHLLGVINDVLDMSKIDANKFELASAECNVEKMLLKIVNFITFRMDEKRQKLRVVIDDALPRTIITDEQRLSQVITNLLTNAAKFTPEDGSIHLSARLEEKTDNDCVLCISVQDTGIGISEEQQKKLFTSFTQADADISRRFGGTGLGLAISKSIVEKMNGRIWIESREGQGATFSFTMRAGLGSENQADSPADPAVAWEKLRVLVVDDEPEVRECFQHIAERLGFHCDAVPGGPEACEKITSQAPHDIYFIDWSLPGMNGVELIRRIRELGCGNAAFIMSSATEWVMIEKEAREAGIADFIPKPLFPSVVTDAMAQCLGVGACLPGGKQDGGQPDFSGRRILLVEDVAINREIVLSLLEPTGLAITCSENGSSAVAAMETRARDFDMIFMDVHMPEMDGYEATRRIRAMEDEHARTIPIIAMTANVFREDIEKCLSAGMNGHVGKPLNLGKVLEQLTAHLPG